From the genome of Gemmatimonadota bacterium, one region includes:
- a CDS encoding SPOR domain-containing protein — MKRRGHAVLAGALAAALVAGGVRADLEEAEEAWADGRTGDAGQLLRSELTAYPELAETARGAELLALTEEDPAKALAFWDLVLNGDPDRATAIRARRMKGIHAYSAGLYVAAAAEFALLAGEPAGLVDRGEAFLWKGRALLGANEAGRAAEAFEQAEDAASQPAEMASARFGRAFASFHLGNLVEAQRRFDRFEGDYPHDPRASAAARQRVECLRLLGRERDARTLAAEIERNYPASPEATMIRGDLARPFETKPPEDEETGDRAGVPHQVQVAALADPRNVVSLRQALLGLGLGEVRVEPGQGSRGPVHRVFVGPFPSREDALAAADSIRMLGGLAPTVSPAAP; from the coding sequence GTGAAGCGACGGGGCCACGCCGTGCTGGCCGGGGCGCTGGCCGCCGCGTTGGTTGCGGGAGGAGTGCGCGCGGACCTGGAAGAAGCCGAAGAAGCCTGGGCCGACGGCCGTACGGGCGACGCCGGGCAACTCCTTCGATCCGAACTCACGGCCTACCCGGAACTGGCGGAGACAGCCCGCGGCGCGGAGCTTCTCGCGCTGACCGAGGAAGATCCCGCCAAGGCACTGGCATTCTGGGATCTCGTGCTGAACGGGGATCCGGATCGCGCCACCGCCATCCGGGCTCGGCGGATGAAGGGGATTCACGCGTACTCCGCCGGGCTTTATGTGGCGGCGGCGGCCGAGTTTGCCCTTCTGGCCGGAGAACCCGCCGGGCTCGTCGATCGGGGTGAGGCGTTCCTGTGGAAGGGGCGCGCGCTGCTCGGAGCCAATGAAGCGGGGCGTGCCGCGGAGGCTTTCGAGCAGGCGGAGGACGCCGCGAGCCAACCGGCGGAAATGGCCTCTGCGCGCTTCGGGCGGGCGTTTGCCTCGTTTCATCTCGGCAACCTCGTGGAGGCGCAGCGGCGGTTTGATCGTTTTGAGGGGGACTATCCCCACGATCCGCGCGCCAGTGCGGCCGCGCGTCAGCGTGTGGAGTGCTTGCGTCTGCTTGGGCGGGAGAGAGATGCCCGGACGCTGGCCGCGGAGATCGAACGAAACTATCCCGCCTCGCCGGAGGCCACCATGATCCGAGGGGACCTGGCTCGACCGTTCGAGACGAAGCCCCCGGAGGATGAAGAGACGGGAGACCGCGCAGGCGTTCCCCATCAGGTTCAAGTGGCGGCGCTGGCGGATCCCCGCAATGTCGTGTCCTTGCGGCAGGCTCTCTTGGGACTGGGACTCGGCGAGGTCCGGGTCGAGCCGGGACAGGGGTCGCGAGGTCCGGTGCACCGCGTTTTCGTGGGCCCGTTCCCGAGCCGCGAAGATGCCCTGGCAGCCGCGGACTCCATCCGGATGCTGGGGGGGCTGGCCCCGACCGTGTCCCCGGCGGCACCGTGA
- the mutS gene encoding DNA mismatch repair protein MutS, translated as MSSAPSHPVPKTARRPSPTDPGLTPLMRQYLGAKEAHPDSVLLFRMGDFWETFYEDAETFSRVLGIALTTRGTEKGEGVPLAGVPLRSLEASVSRLVTAGLRVAVCDQVEDAAEAKGLVRREVVEVVSAGTATMPGLLEECESRYLAAVFPDADAGRYGVARCDLSTGEFAATEVAAIRLADELVRIAPSEILMPDGPGDDILRAALPGGVPVERVPLGDFPYPEDAVRVVSDGPGCASGEGGARFHPLAWTAAAGLLGYLESLKKAERSELAALELDEGEGVLVLDEISLRNLEILRPLQGDGTDGTLLSVVDRTRTPMGGRLLRKWLARPLLSVDGIAARQGGVSAFVSDGGFRDAVAEVLRGVGDLERLSMRIAAGRGHARDLRGLCDSLAAMPRLRELLQGAEAGIFADLAARIGDFSPEVDSIDAAIAEDPPLSLKDGGLFRDGFDAELDRVRSLQRDGKGWIAQLQSRERETTGIAKLKIGYNRVFGYYIEVSKTNRELVPDRYERRQTLVNAERYITPELKEREAEILGAEERGRGMEYEMFRELRERIARSCPRIRECARGLAAVDTLLSFAEVARRGKWICPCVDDSSRIEIRQGRHPVVEQMLPTQSFVPNDSVLDGEADGRQILLITGPNMAGKSTFLRQVALIVILAQTGSFVPAEAAQIGVVDRVFTRVGASDHVAAGRSTFMVEMVEVSRILSSATPRSLVLLDEVGRGTSTWDGLAIAWAVTEFLHDSAERCARTLFATHYHELTELAERLPRARNLRVTVHEWKEEIVFLRKVVEGGADRSFGIQVARLAGLPAEITTRARSILGGLEEGTFFEGRQRDAEARGSQLDLFSSAAAAVLSELATLHPEELTPMEALAVLAEWKRRTTGNDSENTS; from the coding sequence GTGAGCAGCGCGCCTTCCCATCCGGTGCCGAAGACGGCGAGGCGGCCTTCGCCCACGGATCCGGGGCTGACCCCGCTCATGCGGCAGTACCTGGGCGCAAAAGAGGCCCACCCGGATTCCGTACTTCTGTTTCGGATGGGCGACTTCTGGGAGACCTTCTATGAAGACGCGGAGACCTTCTCACGCGTGCTGGGCATTGCGCTGACCACGCGGGGTACGGAGAAGGGCGAAGGCGTACCGCTGGCAGGAGTCCCGCTTCGGTCGTTGGAGGCATCCGTGTCCAGGCTGGTGACTGCCGGGCTTCGCGTCGCCGTGTGCGATCAGGTGGAGGACGCCGCCGAGGCCAAGGGGCTGGTTCGGCGCGAAGTCGTGGAAGTGGTGTCTGCGGGAACGGCCACCATGCCGGGCCTTCTGGAGGAATGTGAGAGTCGCTACCTGGCTGCGGTATTCCCGGACGCCGACGCGGGGCGGTATGGGGTGGCCCGGTGCGACCTCTCCACGGGCGAGTTCGCGGCGACCGAGGTGGCGGCGATCCGGCTTGCGGATGAGCTGGTGCGGATTGCCCCGTCGGAGATCCTGATGCCCGATGGACCCGGCGACGACATCCTCCGTGCGGCACTTCCCGGGGGAGTGCCGGTAGAGCGAGTTCCTCTGGGCGACTTCCCCTATCCGGAGGATGCGGTCCGCGTGGTGTCCGACGGACCGGGTTGCGCATCGGGCGAAGGAGGGGCGCGGTTCCATCCCCTGGCATGGACCGCGGCAGCGGGCCTCCTGGGGTATCTGGAGAGCCTGAAGAAGGCGGAGCGCTCCGAGCTGGCCGCGCTGGAACTGGACGAAGGGGAAGGCGTCCTTGTGCTGGACGAGATCAGCCTGCGAAACCTGGAGATCCTGCGCCCTCTTCAAGGGGATGGAACGGACGGGACGCTGCTGTCCGTGGTGGACCGGACGCGCACCCCCATGGGCGGGCGGCTTCTCCGGAAATGGCTCGCCCGCCCGCTTCTCTCGGTGGATGGCATTGCGGCGCGGCAGGGGGGCGTGTCGGCTTTCGTCTCCGATGGGGGCTTCCGGGATGCTGTGGCGGAAGTGCTGCGCGGAGTCGGCGATCTGGAACGACTGTCGATGCGCATCGCCGCCGGTCGAGGGCACGCGCGGGATCTGCGCGGGCTGTGCGATTCGCTGGCGGCCATGCCGCGCTTGCGCGAACTCCTTCAGGGCGCGGAGGCCGGGATCTTCGCGGATCTGGCGGCGCGCATCGGGGACTTTTCGCCGGAGGTGGATTCGATCGACGCCGCCATCGCGGAGGATCCGCCCTTGTCGCTGAAGGACGGCGGCCTCTTTCGGGACGGGTTCGACGCGGAACTGGATCGCGTGCGGTCGCTTCAGCGGGACGGGAAGGGGTGGATCGCGCAGTTGCAGTCGCGGGAGCGGGAGACCACCGGGATTGCCAAGCTGAAGATCGGATACAACCGAGTCTTCGGATACTACATTGAAGTGAGCAAGACGAATCGGGAGCTCGTGCCGGATCGGTACGAGCGGCGGCAGACGCTGGTGAATGCGGAGCGCTACATCACGCCGGAACTGAAGGAGCGGGAGGCCGAGATCCTCGGCGCGGAGGAGCGGGGTCGCGGGATGGAGTACGAGATGTTTCGCGAACTGCGCGAGCGCATTGCACGGTCCTGCCCGAGGATTCGCGAGTGCGCCCGGGGACTGGCCGCGGTGGACACGCTGCTGTCGTTTGCGGAAGTGGCGCGTCGCGGAAAGTGGATCTGCCCCTGCGTGGATGACTCGTCGCGAATCGAGATCCGCCAGGGCCGACATCCGGTGGTCGAACAGATGCTGCCCACCCAGTCCTTCGTGCCGAACGACAGTGTGCTGGACGGTGAGGCGGACGGGCGGCAGATACTCCTGATCACGGGGCCGAACATGGCGGGGAAGTCCACCTTTCTTCGACAGGTGGCACTCATCGTCATCCTCGCACAGACGGGCAGTTTCGTGCCGGCGGAGGCCGCGCAGATTGGCGTCGTGGACCGGGTGTTCACGCGGGTCGGAGCTTCGGATCATGTGGCTGCGGGACGCTCCACCTTCATGGTGGAGATGGTGGAGGTGTCACGGATTCTCTCGTCGGCGACTCCGCGAAGTCTCGTGTTGCTGGACGAGGTAGGCCGCGGGACTTCCACCTGGGACGGCCTGGCCATCGCGTGGGCGGTGACGGAGTTCCTTCATGACTCGGCAGAGCGGTGCGCGCGAACTCTCTTCGCAACGCACTACCACGAGCTGACGGAACTGGCGGAGCGCCTTCCCCGTGCACGGAATCTCCGTGTGACCGTTCACGAATGGAAGGAGGAGATCGTCTTCCTTCGCAAGGTGGTGGAAGGGGGAGCGGATCGGAGTTTCGGTATTCAGGTGGCGCGACTCGCGGGGCTTCCGGCGGAGATCACAACTCGTGCGCGGAGCATCCTGGGCGGACTGGAGGAGGGGACCTTCTTTGAGGGGCGCCAGCGGGATGCGGAGGCGCGGGGCAGTCAGCTGGACCTTTTCTCCAGCGCGGCGGCCGCCGTTCTTTCGGAACTGGCGACGCTCCACCCGGAGGAGCTGACTCCGATGGAGGCGCTGGCGGTCCTGGCGGAGTGGAAGC